A single region of the Rhipicephalus microplus isolate Deutch F79 chromosome 10, USDA_Rmic, whole genome shotgun sequence genome encodes:
- the LOC119181804 gene encoding neprilysin-1-like, translated as MHLTNVVVCIMAPVFSRLIPCSISLAVPKGKAKSYTVCNTEVCKTRAQSLLKSINTSVDPCEDFFSYVCDGWIKDHPIPDTDSSFGTFEQTEENMKNELKRIIENVTNFDQPQNLMEMAATMYQACICEYYEEEQLIPMVKDLLREWGFLLWPAMRPTEVPYRNYTELLEATSLWPFLSVNVGQDLNDTDRFIIQLDEAPFPILGRQTLLNPNASDFNRRIVDAYLFLITTAVIVLSPNATEYDAGSIAERIFVLEARLASMTENPDERRDINALYRKISIGDLMKQVPNIPTLACLNRTFSLANITLNETEEVAIFGMSYIKKANDFFGCIYDLTDMYNLAGWRRIFKLLLLTSKAFSKAWQNLLQIAYGVRKEKPHWEYCLAKVTGAMPFVIGRMYVEKNFNVSAKNDVEAMIKNITTTFKESLSSRPWMTGETKRTALKKVDKMMHKIGFPTWILNDTVMENNFQYVQSFNISTPFFKIVLIFQDNAAIKTLQLLRKKPDKKNSWITFPTVVNAFYSPTTNEMVFPAGILRDSFYQHGLPPSVNYGAIGTVIGHEMTHGFDNQGKKFDEDGRLRNWWSNSTQKKFDAKSKCFIHQYSAVFSELANRTLNGVNTLGENIADNGGLRMAFRTLDEQLKAFETPDVRLPGLENYTSKHLFFLSTAYVWCGSSRAGALRLQIEYDPHSPRRQRINVSLRNMKSFTTIFRCNETKKMTFKPKSNQTCVLW; from the exons CACAGTCGCTTCTAAAAAGCATCAACACAAGTGTCGACCCTTGCGAAGACTTTTTCAGCTACGTGTGTGACGGCTGGATCAAAGACCACCCGATTCCAGATACTGACAGCTCTTTCGGAACGTTTGAACAAACCGAAGAAAACATGAAGAACGAACTTAAAC GAATAATCGAAAATGTAACTAACTTTGACCAACCGCAAAACTTGATGGAGATGGCGGCAACAATGTACCAAGCATGTATATGCGAAT ATTATGAAGAAGAGCAACTCATCCCTATGGTTAAAGACCTTCTTCGTGAGTGGGGATTCCTATTATGGCCTGCCATGAGACCGACGGAAGTTCCTTATAGAAACTATACAGAACTGCTTGAGGCAACGTCCCTGTGGCCATTTTTGTCTGTCAATGTCGGTCAGGATCTGAACGACACAGACCGTTTCATCATACAG ttagATGAGGCGCCATTCCCTATCCTGGGCAGGCAGACACTCCTGAACCCCAATGCTTCAGATTTCAATCGACGTATTGTGGACGCGTACCTGTTTCTTATTACCACAGCTGTAATTGTTCTGAGTCCAAATGCTACTGAATACGATGCTGGGAGTATCGCAGAAAGAATCTTCGTACTCGAAGCACGCCTCGCTTCG atgaCAGAGAACCCAGATGAAAGAAGAGACATCAATGCGCTATACCGAAAAATCAGCATCGGTGATCTCATGAAACAAGTGCCTAAC aTACCGACTTTGGCATGCTTAAACCGTACGTTTTCGCTGGCGAACATAACTCTGAATGAGACCGAGGAAGTCGCAATATTCGGGATGTCCTACATAAAAAAGGCCAACGATTTTTTCGGTTGCATATATGACCT AACGGACATGTATAACCTTGCCGGTTGGAGGCGTATATTCAAGCTTCTACTGCTGACGTCGAAGGCATTCTCGAAGGCTTGGCAGAATCTGCTGCAAATCGCGTACGGCGTGCGAAAAGAAAAACCGCATTGGGAGTATTGCCTCGCGAAGGTCACCGGTGCGATGCCTTTCGTGATTGGCAGAATGTACGTCGAGAAGAACTTCAACGTCTCGGCGAAAAATGAC GTGGAAGCGATGATAAAAAATATAACCACGACCTTCAAGGAGTCGCTCTCTTCAAGACCGTGGATGACCGGCGAAACAAAACGAACAGCACTCAAAAAG GTTGACAAAATGATGCACAAGATTGGATTTCCAACATGGATTCTCAATGATACCGTTATGGAAAACAATTTTCAATAC GTCCAGTCATTCAACATAAGCACACCATTCTTTAAAATTGTACTAATCTTTCAAGACAATGCTGCCATCAAGACGCTGCAATTACTTAGGAAGAAACCAGACAAGAAAAACAG CTGGATAACCTTCCCTACGGTGGTAAATGCCTTCTACAGCCCCACGACAAACGAAATGG TGTTTCCAGCCGGAATACTCAGAGACTCCTTTTACCAGCACGGACTACCCCC gtCTGTCAACTACGGTGCGATTGGCACAGTCATTGGACACGAAATGACACACGGATTTGACAACCAAG GGAAGAAGTTCGATGAGGATGGGCGGCTGAGAAACTGGTGGAGCAATTCGACACAAAAGAAGTTTGACGCCAAGTCAAAGTGCTTCATACACCAATACAGCGCCGTGTTTAGCGAACTGGCCAACAGAACG TTGAACGGCGTGAATACGTTAGGAGAAAACATCGCCGACAACGGGGGACTCCGAATGGCATTCAGG ACACTTGACGAACAACTTAAAGCGTTCGAAACACCGGATGTTCGCCTTCCGGGACTCGAAAACTACACATCCAAGCATCTCTTCTTCCTCTCGACCGCTTAC GTATGGTGTGGAAGCTCTCGTGCAGGCGCCTTGCGCCTGCAAATCGAATACGACCCCCACAGCCCGCGCAGACAGag aataaacgTCTCTCTAAGGAACATGAAATCGTTCACTACGATATTCCGTTGCAACGAAACCAAGAAAATGACCTTCAAGCCGAAAAGCAACCAGACTTGCGTGCTGTGGTGA